The proteins below are encoded in one region of Streptomyces ficellus:
- a CDS encoding transglycosylase family protein: protein MAVRGRHRRYQPSRINRASLTVTASGAGMALPLIGAGSAHAASVDVWEKVAACESTNNWKINTGNGYYGGLQFTQSTWEAYGGARYAPRADLATKDQQIAIAEKVLKGQGPRAWPTCSVRAGLTRGGDAPDIAPQAGAGTASEAKPSADPRTAPKSESRPRTPAATPTTVPGKRESYTVAHGDSLSGIAETERVRGGWQRLYAENRTVIGSDPDLIMPGQKLTLRTTGVKPPTARPATPKPPAATPKPPAAKPAAPRPPAAKPAPAKPAPAKPVAAKPRTAGFSAPVDSGPSTAYRKAGSAWSSGYHTGVDFPVPTGTSVKAVATGRVVSAGWAGAYGYQVVIRHEDGKYSQYAHLSALTVREGQRVTSGQRIARSGSTGNSTGPHLHFEVRTGPGYGSDIDPLAYLRTGGVRL, encoded by the coding sequence ATGGCCGTACGCGGACGACACCGCCGGTACCAGCCGAGCCGTATCAACCGGGCATCGCTCACCGTCACGGCGAGCGGCGCCGGCATGGCGCTGCCGCTGATAGGAGCGGGTTCGGCGCACGCGGCCTCCGTGGACGTCTGGGAGAAGGTCGCCGCCTGCGAGTCCACCAACAACTGGAAGATCAACACCGGTAACGGGTACTACGGCGGACTCCAGTTCACCCAGTCGACCTGGGAGGCCTACGGCGGTGCGCGCTACGCGCCGCGCGCCGACCTGGCCACCAAGGACCAGCAGATCGCGATCGCCGAGAAGGTCCTCAAAGGGCAGGGGCCGCGCGCCTGGCCCACCTGCTCGGTCAGGGCGGGCCTCACCCGCGGGGGCGACGCGCCCGACATCGCGCCGCAGGCCGGGGCCGGTACGGCGTCCGAGGCAAAGCCCTCGGCGGACCCCCGGACGGCGCCGAAGAGCGAGTCCCGGCCGCGAACGCCGGCCGCCACCCCCACCACCGTCCCCGGCAAGCGCGAGAGCTACACCGTGGCGCACGGCGACTCCCTGTCCGGCATCGCCGAGACGGAACGGGTCAGGGGCGGCTGGCAGCGGCTCTACGCGGAGAACCGCACCGTCATCGGCAGCGACCCGGACCTCATCATGCCGGGCCAGAAGCTGACGCTCCGCACGACGGGGGTCAAGCCGCCCACCGCGAGGCCGGCGACGCCGAAGCCGCCGGCCGCGACGCCCAAGCCGCCCGCGGCCAAGCCCGCCGCACCGAGGCCGCCCGCCGCCAAGCCCGCCCCCGCGAAACCGGCTCCCGCCAAGCCGGTCGCCGCCAAGCCCCGGACCGCCGGTTTCAGCGCGCCCGTCGACTCCGGCCCCAGCACCGCCTACCGCAAGGCCGGCTCCGCCTGGTCCAGCGGCTATCACACCGGCGTCGACTTCCCGGTCCCCACCGGCACGTCCGTGAAGGCCGTCGCCACCGGCCGGGTCGTCTCCGCGGGCTGGGCCGGCGCGTACGGCTACCAGGTCGTCATCCGGCACGAGGACGGCAAGTACAGCCAGTACGCCCACCTGTCCGCGCTCACCGTGCGCGAGGGCCAGCGGGTCACCAGCGGCCAGCGGATCGCCCGCTCGGGGTCGACCGGCAACAGCACCGGGCCGCACCTCCACTTCGAGGTGCGCACGGGACCGGGGTACGGCTCCGACATCGACCCCCTCGCCTATCTGCGCACGGGCGGCGTCCGCCTGTGA
- a CDS encoding SDR family NAD(P)-dependent oxidoreductase, translating into MTVTEENQVYGPGIDPERLAVCLSVLEELDTLDVDHPDAIAVRRATAGIYRTVKQRRRQERRAAKTAHDKAVTEATATGSAERIDDETQGLLPSSSVAGEIAGVLQRPRSCYICKTRYVEVDAFYHQLCQKCAAENRARRDARTDLTGRRALLTGGRAKIGMYIALRLLRDGAHTTITTRFPNDAIRRFKAMPDSDEWIHRLKIVGIDLRDPAQVVALADSVAAEGPLDILINNAAQTVRRSPQAYSELVAAESAPLPAGELPPAQVIGTFGSGAVETMAALPGPRAGDALTAQEVTELALVTGSASLERIAAGTAIDAGGLVPDLHDTNSWIQTVCEVDPVELLEVQLCNSTAPFILISRLRRSMAASSARRTYVVNVSAMEGVFSRGYKGAGHPHTNMAKAALNMLTRTSAQEMFESDRILMTAVDTGWITDERPHPDKMRLAEAGFHAPLDLVDGAARVYDPIVRGETGEDLYGCFLKDYAPSKW; encoded by the coding sequence ATGACGGTGACTGAAGAGAACCAGGTGTACGGGCCGGGAATCGACCCCGAGCGCCTGGCCGTCTGCCTGAGCGTCCTCGAGGAGCTCGACACCCTGGACGTGGACCACCCGGACGCGATCGCCGTGCGCCGGGCCACCGCCGGGATCTACCGGACCGTGAAGCAGCGCCGCCGCCAGGAGCGCCGCGCGGCCAAGACCGCCCACGACAAGGCGGTCACCGAGGCCACCGCGACCGGCTCGGCCGAGCGGATCGACGACGAGACGCAGGGCCTGCTGCCGTCCTCCTCCGTCGCCGGCGAGATCGCGGGCGTACTCCAGCGCCCCCGCTCCTGCTACATCTGCAAGACCCGGTACGTCGAGGTCGACGCCTTCTACCACCAGCTCTGCCAGAAGTGCGCCGCCGAGAACCGGGCCCGCCGAGACGCCCGCACCGACCTGACGGGCCGCCGCGCCCTCCTCACCGGCGGCCGCGCCAAGATCGGCATGTACATCGCGCTGCGCCTGCTGCGGGACGGCGCCCACACCACGATCACCACCCGGTTCCCCAACGACGCGATCCGCCGCTTCAAGGCGATGCCGGACAGCGACGAGTGGATCCACCGCCTGAAGATCGTCGGCATCGACCTGCGCGACCCGGCCCAGGTCGTCGCCCTCGCCGACTCGGTGGCCGCCGAGGGGCCGCTGGACATCCTGATCAACAACGCCGCGCAGACCGTACGCCGCTCCCCGCAGGCGTACAGCGAGCTGGTCGCCGCCGAGTCCGCGCCGCTGCCCGCGGGCGAGCTGCCGCCCGCCCAGGTCATCGGCACCTTCGGCAGCGGTGCCGTGGAGACCATGGCCGCGCTTCCCGGGCCCCGGGCCGGCGACGCCCTGACCGCGCAGGAGGTCACCGAGCTGGCGCTGGTGACCGGTTCGGCGTCACTGGAGCGGATCGCCGCCGGTACCGCCATCGACGCGGGCGGCCTGGTGCCGGACCTGCACGACACCAACAGCTGGATCCAGACCGTTTGCGAGGTGGATCCGGTCGAACTCCTCGAAGTCCAGCTGTGCAACTCCACCGCGCCGTTCATCCTCATCAGCCGGCTCCGCCGCTCGATGGCCGCGTCCTCCGCGCGGCGCACCTACGTGGTGAACGTCTCCGCCATGGAGGGTGTCTTCAGCCGCGGCTACAAGGGCGCCGGCCACCCGCACACCAACATGGCCAAGGCCGCCCTCAACATGCTCACGCGCACCAGCGCCCAGGAGATGTTCGAGTCCGACCGCATCCTGATGACCGCGGTCGACACCGGCTGGATCACCGACGAGCGCCCGCACCCCGACAAGATGCGGCTCGCCGAGGCGGGCTTCCACGCCCCGCTCGACCTGGTCGACGGCGCGGCCCGCGTCTACGACCCGATCGTCCGCGGCGAGACGGGTGAGGACCTGTACGGCTGCTTCCTGAAGGACTACGCGCCGTCCAAGTGGTGA
- the gndA gene encoding NADP-dependent phosphogluconate dehydrogenase: protein MSGTAQIGVTGLAVMGRNLARNFARNGLTVAVHNRTYGRTESLVEEFGGEGAFIAAKSAEEFVASLERPRRLVVMVQAGAATDAVIEEFVPLLEPGDVIIDGGNAHFADTRRRESELRKHWIHFVGVGISGGEEGALRGPSIMPGGPAESYKSLGPLLERIAAKAPDGTPCVSHVGPDGAGHFVKMVHNGIEYADMQLIAEAYHLLRDVAGYSPAKIAETFRGWNAGRLDSYLMEITAEVLAHTDAATGKPFVDVVADRAEQKGTGRWTVQTALDLGVPVSGIAEAVFARSLSGHPALRETAAHLPGPGAEPLDEAAAARFAERVEQALYASKIVSYTQGFHQIRAGGEAYGWKVDLAAVAALWRAGCIIRAAFLDRIRSAYAARPNLVSLLADPGFADEIGAAQGGWRDVVAEAARRGVPTPGFSAALAYYDALRAPRLPAALTQGQRDYFGAHTYRRTDREGSFHTLWGGDRTEVAG from the coding sequence ATGAGTGGCACTGCTCAGATCGGCGTGACCGGGCTCGCGGTCATGGGCCGCAACCTCGCGCGCAACTTCGCCCGGAACGGCCTCACCGTCGCGGTGCACAACCGCACCTACGGGAGGACGGAGTCCCTGGTCGAGGAGTTCGGCGGCGAGGGCGCGTTCATCGCCGCGAAGAGCGCCGAGGAGTTCGTGGCGTCACTGGAGCGACCGCGCCGTCTGGTCGTCATGGTGCAGGCGGGGGCGGCCACGGACGCCGTGATCGAGGAGTTCGTGCCGCTGCTGGAGCCGGGTGACGTCATCATCGACGGCGGCAACGCGCACTTCGCCGACACCCGGCGCCGCGAGAGCGAACTACGGAAGCACTGGATCCACTTCGTCGGGGTGGGCATCTCGGGCGGCGAGGAGGGTGCGCTGCGCGGACCGAGCATCATGCCGGGCGGACCGGCGGAGTCGTACAAGTCCCTCGGCCCCCTGCTGGAGCGGATCGCCGCCAAGGCCCCGGACGGGACGCCGTGCGTGTCCCACGTCGGTCCCGACGGCGCCGGACACTTCGTGAAGATGGTGCACAACGGCATCGAGTACGCCGACATGCAGCTGATCGCCGAGGCGTACCACCTGCTGCGCGACGTGGCGGGCTATTCCCCCGCGAAGATCGCCGAGACGTTCCGGGGCTGGAACGCGGGACGGCTGGACTCGTACCTGATGGAGATCACGGCGGAGGTGCTCGCGCACACCGACGCGGCGACCGGGAAGCCGTTCGTCGACGTCGTGGCCGACCGGGCGGAACAGAAGGGGACCGGGCGCTGGACCGTGCAGACCGCGCTGGACCTGGGCGTGCCGGTGTCGGGCATCGCGGAGGCGGTGTTCGCCCGTTCGCTGTCGGGGCACCCGGCGCTGCGCGAGACCGCGGCGCACCTGCCGGGCCCCGGGGCGGAACCGCTCGACGAGGCCGCAGCGGCCCGCTTCGCCGAACGGGTGGAGCAGGCCCTGTACGCGTCGAAGATCGTCTCGTACACGCAGGGCTTCCACCAGATCCGGGCGGGCGGCGAGGCGTACGGGTGGAAGGTGGACCTGGCGGCGGTGGCGGCGCTGTGGCGGGCCGGCTGCATCATCCGGGCGGCGTTCCTGGACCGCATCCGCAGCGCGTACGCCGCACGGCCGAACCTGGTGAGCCTGCTGGCCGACCCCGGCTTCGCGGACGAGATCGGGGCGGCCCAGGGCGGCTGGCGCGACGTGGTCGCCGAAGCGGCCCGGCGCGGCGTGCCGACGCCGGGGTTCTCGGCGGCGCTCGCGTACTACGACGCCCTGCGGGCGCCCCGGCTGCCCGCCGCCCTCACTCAGGGCCAGCGGGACTACTTCGGCG